A stretch of DNA from Desulfosarcina ovata subsp. ovata:
GATAGCGTCAGGCACCACCACCGGTCCGGGAACCATGGGAATGGGATAGGTTTTCATTAAAGATCCTTCCAATGGGATTGTCCGTTGGGAAACTGAAGGAGCGCACCTGCTGACGCGGTCAGCCCGGCTGGATCGAACGAATCTGATCCAGCAGGGGTTGAATCCGCTTCCGGTGCTCCGGCGGAATCATGAGCACGAACACCGGCTGGTTGGCCACCAACCCCGTCGGTGCCCCCCCAAGACGGCCGGACGAATAGTTCTGCCGGTTTTCAGGGTCGGCCAGAAACCCCATCACATCGGCAAAATTCCCTGTGTACCCCTGGGCGTCGATATGCTCCAGATGCTGTAAAAAAACGTCGTTGACCGTCAGAATAAACGGGTCCATATCGGCAAACCCGGTGGTCGCGCAGTTTCGGGCGGAGACCATGCAGCGGCACCCGAAGGGACGCACGGCGTATAGCGGGCAGGCATCATCGGTCAATACCGGGCACGGGCCGGCCTCGGGGTCCATCGGTTCTTCGGGAAGATCGCCGTCCCGGGCACAGATATCGGCCATCCGGTTGATGGAAACCTTGGGGATGAAGCGGTCGGGATGGGCCAGCCGGGCAATGGTTTCCAGTTGACCGATCAGGTTGTTCGTTTCCAGGTGGTCAATGATACGATAGCCTTCCAGGGTCGTCAGGGTAACATTGGCGCTGCAGCAGTGCGCACAGTATTTCTCACAGGCCAGATCGAACTGGCTGAGGAATTCGTCGTAAATGCCGATCATCCGTTCCAAAATGGCCAGCTTGGTATTCAGTTCCATAGTATCGGTTTTCCTATAGGGTGAGAGCAGTGTGGTTTCAGGCCCCCTTATACCCCAATCGGTTTGCTTTTTCCAGCACCACTGCACACCTGCACACCTGGCCATTCATGGGCCTCTATGCGCTGATGACGGTGCTGCCCCAAACCCGCCTGGTGGGTCTGGGGCTTGTCATACATATGCTCCTGGACGCAACGGATTGCCTGTGGATGGGATGGCCCGGCGGGATCTGAACGGATTCGTATGAAACCCGCACGGGCAGATGACCGATGGATGATGGAAGCCGGCTACCAGATCTTGATACTGCGCCCCTTCAGGGACAGCAACTCTTCGGTGGTTTGCCTGAGCCGGTCGGCCAGAACATTGGTAAAGACACGGTAAATGACATAGCCGAAAGCCATTTTGTCGTTTCCGCTAAGCTGTTCAATATAATAGATGTCCGTGGACAGGCAGACGGTATCACCCACGGCCACGGCCGAGGCCGATCGCGGAGCACAGGCAATGGCTCCCATTTCACCGAACACCTCTCCTCTTTCCTGAAGCAGGGTTACCGGTTTGCCGTCTTTCATCAGCCGGACCTTGCCGTAAATCAGAAAATAGAGCCATGTATCGGCGCTGCCCTGTTCAAAAATGGTCTCTCCAGGGTTGTAACGCCGGATCTTGCTCATGGTCAATAGGTTGCGCAGTTCCTCCTCCTGAAACGGGTCAAAGATGGTCAGTTTTTTGATGTCGTTAAGGACTCTCTGGTTTTCCCTTAAAAAATCGGTTTCCTGCATGGTAGCCTCGCTGATTCGGTCAATTCAAGACAGAAGTAATAAGTTCTCAGATCCAGGGCAAAAACGTATACGAGGGTGTATGGTGGATCATCCGGATGATTGTCCCTGACGGGCAATAAAATGGTTTTCACCTTCGCAGGACGAATCACTGCATGATGCATGCCCGGAAATCAGGTCGCACACTATTTTTCAACGGATTCGGACAATAAGAAGTGGGATGAAAAACGAGTGGAAGACAATCGGAAACAGCCTATTCTGATTCCGTGCGATGCTCGATCCTGGCAAACCAGGCCTTGAGGACCGCATTGGCCAGGGTGGCCAAGGGAATGGCGAAAAAGAGTCCCCACAGCCCCCACAGGCCACCGAACAGGAGCACCGCCACCACGATGGCGACGGGATGGAGATTGACCACCCCGGAAAGCAGCAGGGGAGCCAAAAGGTTGCCATCCAATACCTGAATCACCGCATAGGCGATCATGGCGGAAATGAACTCACCGCCCCACCCCCATTGGATAAAGGCGATCAGGGCCATGACAAACCCCATCACCGTAACACCGATGTAGGGAATAATCACCGAAAGGCCCACGAACAGAGAAACCAGAAGTGAAAACTGCAGACCCAGCCCCCGGAACACCGCGTAGCTGACCACCCAAATAATCAGCAGTTCCCATCCTTTGCCCCGGATGTAGTTGGTGATCTGAACATTGGCCTCCTGCCAGACCGACTCGGTCAGGTCCATATTATCCGGCAGAAAACGTCTCCCCCAGGCCAGGATGGCGGCTTTGTCCTTGAGCATGAAAAAGACCATAAAGGGTACCAGCACCAGATAGACCACCAAATGCATAAGGCCGACAACCGAGGCCAGGGATAGCGTCAGTACCCGTTTTCCCAGCGTGGAGATACTGGCGTTGAGAAAATCGATCACCTGGCTGACCTGGCTTTCCGAAATCAGTTCCGGGTAGTTGGAGGGCAACTGCAGCAGACGGGACTGGATCGTGGCCAGCATTCCCGGAAGCTGCTGCACCAGTTGGCTGACCTGCCTGACCGCCAGTGGAAGCAGCCACAGCATAATCACGATCATGCCGGCCATGAAGACAATAAAGACGATCAGGACCGAGGCCAGGCGCGGCAGATGAGAGCGCTGTAGCAGGGCAACCATGCCGTCAAGCAAGTAGGCGATGATGATGCTGATAAATACCGGCGTCAGCAGGCTGCCTAAAAAATAGACCAGCCCCGCTCCGACCAGAAGCATAAACCCCAGAATCACCCGCTGGGGATCGGAAAAATGGCGCTCTCTCCAGGATCTGAACAATTCAAGCATCGGATTCGGTCCGGTATCCATCACGCTGAACCATCATTCGCACAAGCCCGTTAAAACCGGTAGCTGTAAAACAGACCCAAGGTGTCCAACCCCTCGTTGGGGTTCGCCAGGTGGGCATTGGATATGTGGTCGAAGGCAACAACCAACCGATGATGCGAATCGATTATCCATCCGATTTCAATCGGCGTTCTGAAAAGCACCTTGGCTCCGAGGGATTTTCGATCTTGTGTCCCGGCATGCCGTTTGCCATCATGCAGGGCCAAACCGAATCCGGTAGCCACAAACCATTGGGACCTCAGTTTCCACTGCATCAGGAACCCGGCGTAAACCTTGCTGGTATCTCCCCGGGTGTTCAGGCTCAGCCCCAGATTGGGAAACGCATCGGCAGCCAAAAGTGAGAACAGTCGGTAATTGAAGGTCGCCTCCACACAGATGTCCGGGCCACTTTCTTTGGACCGCCCGCTCCACAGGCCGTCGATATCGTGGGCGGCAACACCGAAACGGACCGATCTGATGAGCGCTGGCAGCCCTGGCCCGTCCATGCCCATGGCCTCGTCAATCGGCATGAATATCAGAAAAACCCCCCAGAGGAATCCGGCAAGGGCGCCTGCAACCCGTTTTCCCCGCCCGCGCCGATTCACGAAGCGGCGTCCGGGGGTAGTTCGCAGGTATCGGCCAGCATGGATGTTTTGGCTTCCACATAGTGGGCCGCAGCCAGTGCGGCCGTACAGCCGTCGGCAGCCGAAAGCACGATCTGACGGGCGAATTTTTCACGCAAATCCCCGATCACGTAAATCCCCGGTGTCCGGGTTTCGCATTTCTCATCGGTCACCACCATGCCGTCGGCGTTCATGCGGGTGCCGGCCGGGACCAGTTCGTTGTTGGGATTGAAACCGATGAAAATAAACACGCCATCCACATCCAACTCGCGGGTGTCGGCGGTAACGGTATCCTTGAGGCCAACCTGTTCCACACCGTCGGCACCGGCCTTGATTTCCGTCACCACGGTATTCCAGAGCATTTCGATGTTGCAATCGTTGAAAATCCGCTGCTGCAGAATCTTGCTCGCCCGCAGTTCATCCCGCCGATGGGCGATGTAGACTTTTTTACACAGTTTGGCCAGATACAGGGCCTCTTCGGCGGCACTGTCACCGCCGCCGATGACGACTACGGTTTTGCCCCTGAAAAAGAACCCGTCGCAAGTGGCACAGTAAGAAACCCCCTTGCCGTATAGTTCCCGTTCGCCAATCACATCGAGTTTCCGTGGGCTGCCGCCCGTGGCCAGGATGACGGCGTGAGTCTTGAGGGTGTCACCATTGGCCAGCCGAACCGTGTGATGGTCCAGACCCGGGTCCAATGCCGTGACTTCCTGGGAAATCATATCCAAATCGTAGGATTGGGCGTGCTGGGTGAACTTCATGGAGAGTTCGGCGCCACTGATATGGACAAAACCGGGGTAGTTCTCCACCTCGTCGCTCATGGTCACCTGCCCGCCGGTGACCCCCTTTTCCACCAGTGCGGTTTTCAACGCCGCCCGCATGGCGTAAATGGCTGCGGAGAGGCCGCCGGGCCCCCCGCCGATAATGACCAGATCGTAAAGTTCATCACTACCTGCCATGATCAACCTCCGTTTTTCTTCCGGGAAAGGGCTTCCTTCAACTGATCCCCCAGCGACCCCAAGGTATCCGACGATCCACCGGAAAATTCCTGCCATCCCTGGTCGTCGGTGCCGCCACCGGCACCGAGAGAAATTTTGCGTTCCGCCACGTTAATGCTGTCAACGGTTACGGTGATCGCCGCACCCGGTTTAAGGGCCTCAATTTGCGCCGCATTGTCCGATGCGGCGATTTTCGATTTGGGCAAAAGACCGGTAATACCCGGTGCCAGGTTCACGAAGATACCGAATCCTTCTTTCTTCTCGACCCGCCCCTGCACGGTCTTACCCGGTTTGAACGTTTCCTGGACATCGGCCCAGGGATCGCCTTCCGCATCCTTTATACTAAGTGAAATCCGCTTGCGGTCAAGGTCGAACGCCTTGACCATCACCATGATTTCGTCCCCGGGGGAGACAATCTCTTCGGGACGCATCACCCGGCGGGTGTAACTCATCTCGCTGATGTGAACCAACCCTTCAATGCCGGGGAAAAGTTCCACAAAAGCACCGAAATTGGCGCATCGGGTCACTTTGCCCAGCATCTTGGCCCCCACCGGAACACGCTGCTGGGCGTCGGCCCAGGGATCGCCCATGGCCTGCTTCACCGAAAGCGCGATCTTCTGGGTTCCCGGCTTCTCCCCGGCTTTGATGCCCAGCACCTTGACCTGCAGTCGATCGCCCACCGTGACCGCCTGATCGGGGGTATCCAGCCGGGACCAACTCAGCTCACTGATGTGCACCAGTCCTTCCACGCCGGGGGCCAGGCTCACGAAGGCGCCAAAGGGGACGATCCGCACCACGCTGCCTTCCAGCAGAGCATCGGGCTGCAGTTCGGCCATGAACGCCTTGCGACTTTCGTCCAGCTCCTTTTGCAGGATCTCCCGCCGCGAAACGACGATATTGCGCCCCGACTCCTCAAACCG
This window harbors:
- a CDS encoding DUF6122 family protein; translated protein: MWFQAPLYPNRFAFSSTTAHLHTWPFMGLYALMTVLPQTRLVGLGLVIHMLLDATDCLWMGWPGGI
- a CDS encoding YkgJ family cysteine cluster protein, with product MELNTKLAILERMIGIYDEFLSQFDLACEKYCAHCCSANVTLTTLEGYRIIDHLETNNLIGQLETIARLAHPDRFIPKVSINRMADICARDGDLPEEPMDPEAGPCPVLTDDACPLYAVRPFGCRCMVSARNCATTGFADMDPFILTVNDVFLQHLEHIDAQGYTGNFADVMGFLADPENRQNYSSGRLGGAPTGLVANQPVFVLMIPPEHRKRIQPLLDQIRSIQPG
- the trxB gene encoding thioredoxin-disulfide reductase, coding for MAGSDELYDLVIIGGGPGGLSAAIYAMRAALKTALVEKGVTGGQVTMSDEVENYPGFVHISGAELSMKFTQHAQSYDLDMISQEVTALDPGLDHHTVRLANGDTLKTHAVILATGGSPRKLDVIGERELYGKGVSYCATCDGFFFRGKTVVVIGGGDSAAEEALYLAKLCKKVYIAHRRDELRASKILQQRIFNDCNIEMLWNTVVTEIKAGADGVEQVGLKDTVTADTRELDVDGVFIFIGFNPNNELVPAGTRMNADGMVVTDEKCETRTPGIYVIGDLREKFARQIVLSAADGCTAALAAAHYVEAKTSMLADTCELPPDAAS
- a CDS encoding acyloxyacyl hydrolase, giving the protein MNRRGRGKRVAGALAGFLWGVFLIFMPIDEAMGMDGPGLPALIRSVRFGVAAHDIDGLWSGRSKESGPDICVEATFNYRLFSLLAADAFPNLGLSLNTRGDTSKVYAGFLMQWKLRSQWFVATGFGLALHDGKRHAGTQDRKSLGAKVLFRTPIEIGWIIDSHHRLVVAFDHISNAHLANPNEGLDTLGLFYSYRF
- a CDS encoding AI-2E family transporter is translated as MLELFRSWRERHFSDPQRVILGFMLLVGAGLVYFLGSLLTPVFISIIIAYLLDGMVALLQRSHLPRLASVLIVFIVFMAGMIVIMLWLLPLAVRQVSQLVQQLPGMLATIQSRLLQLPSNYPELISESQVSQVIDFLNASISTLGKRVLTLSLASVVGLMHLVVYLVLVPFMVFFMLKDKAAILAWGRRFLPDNMDLTESVWQEANVQITNYIRGKGWELLIIWVVSYAVFRGLGLQFSLLVSLFVGLSVIIPYIGVTVMGFVMALIAFIQWGWGGEFISAMIAYAVIQVLDGNLLAPLLLSGVVNLHPVAIVVAVLLFGGLWGLWGLFFAIPLATLANAVLKAWFARIEHRTESE
- a CDS encoding 30S ribosomal protein S1, with product MNDDFENASPEPEVDAEESFAELFESYSTGMNENIQVGDRIRGRIISIGGSNVFVDTGTKVDGVVEKNELLDDDGQLSVAEGDELDLYVVAADESEIRLSKAISGIGGLNMLKDAWTERIPVEGKVVAAIKGGFHVEMIKRRAFCPISQMDVAYVEDPSVYVGQTLTFLIKRFEESGRNIVVSRREILQKELDESRKAFMAELQPDALLEGSVVRIVPFGAFVSLAPGVEGLVHISELSWSRLDTPDQAVTVGDRLQVKVLGIKAGEKPGTQKIALSVKQAMGDPWADAQQRVPVGAKMLGKVTRCANFGAFVELFPGIEGLVHISEMSYTRRVMRPEEIVSPGDEIMVMVKAFDLDRKRISLSIKDAEGDPWADVQETFKPGKTVQGRVEKKEGFGIFVNLAPGITGLLPKSKIAASDNAAQIEALKPGAAITVTVDSINVAERKISLGAGGGTDDQGWQEFSGGSSDTLGSLGDQLKEALSRKKNGG
- a CDS encoding Crp/Fnr family transcriptional regulator; the encoded protein is MQETDFLRENQRVLNDIKKLTIFDPFQEEELRNLLTMSKIRRYNPGETIFEQGSADTWLYFLIYGKVRLMKDGKPVTLLQERGEVFGEMGAIACAPRSASAVAVGDTVCLSTDIYYIEQLSGNDKMAFGYVIYRVFTNVLADRLRQTTEELLSLKGRSIKIW